A stretch of the Modestobacter marinus genome encodes the following:
- a CDS encoding FAD-dependent oxidoreductase — MTPSAPQASTPAEPAVTTDVLVVGSGPAGASAALLLATYGTSTLLVTKYGRLSDTPRAHITNQRTVEVLRDVGLEERLLQEATPWESMGNTTFCTSLAGEELGRIPSWGTDTVRHADYELQSPCAMLDAPQTITEPIMVQAAQERGARVRFDTSYVSHVQDDDGVTTTLQDRLTGLTYTVRSKYLVGADGARSQVAADLDLPFEGPGAVGGALSIVFEADLSRFVAHRPSVLYWMLQPGAEKEGVGLGVLRMIKPWTEWMLMWGYEVAAGPPDLSDEFVRELAVALVGSDDFEMRVKSSSPWTVNHHFATTIAQGRVFCAGDAVHRHPPTNGLGSNTSIQDSYNLAWKLAHVVAGTADPSLLETYDAERAPIARQIVERANQSIADTGKILSALDLEHTEADALERQLALWKAPGAEGEKIRAAVREAIAYKAYEFDAHGVEHNQRYASSAVVPDGTPMPEYRRDPELYAQPTTWPGAKLPHTWVTRGGVRTSTLDLVGRGRFSVLTGIGGAAWLAAADTLGEEAGLSLTTVSIGPGQPVEDPYGTWADLREIEDGGVLLVRPDGYVAARYPSSPPSEQQAADWLAAALGAVLGRDLGRGLDRAQR; from the coding sequence ATGACGCCGTCAGCACCGCAGGCCTCGACCCCGGCTGAGCCCGCCGTCACCACCGACGTCCTGGTCGTCGGCTCCGGCCCGGCGGGGGCGTCGGCCGCGCTGCTCCTCGCCACCTACGGGACGTCGACGCTGCTGGTCACCAAGTACGGCCGGCTGTCCGACACCCCGCGGGCGCACATCACCAACCAGCGCACGGTGGAGGTGCTGCGCGACGTCGGCCTGGAGGAGCGGCTCCTGCAGGAGGCGACGCCCTGGGAGTCGATGGGCAACACCACCTTCTGCACCAGCCTCGCGGGGGAGGAGCTCGGCCGGATCCCCTCCTGGGGCACCGACACGGTCCGGCACGCCGACTACGAGCTGCAGAGCCCGTGCGCGATGCTCGACGCGCCGCAGACGATCACCGAGCCGATCATGGTGCAGGCCGCCCAGGAGCGCGGGGCGCGGGTCCGGTTCGACACGAGCTACGTCTCCCACGTCCAGGACGACGACGGCGTCACGACCACGCTGCAGGACCGGCTGACCGGGCTGACCTACACCGTCCGCTCGAAGTACCTGGTCGGGGCCGACGGCGCACGCAGCCAGGTGGCCGCCGACCTCGACCTGCCCTTCGAGGGCCCGGGCGCCGTCGGGGGCGCGCTGAGCATCGTCTTCGAGGCCGACCTCTCCCGCTTCGTCGCGCACCGGCCGTCGGTCCTCTACTGGATGCTGCAGCCCGGCGCGGAGAAGGAGGGCGTCGGCCTCGGCGTGCTCCGGATGATCAAGCCCTGGACCGAGTGGATGCTCATGTGGGGCTACGAGGTGGCCGCCGGCCCACCCGACCTCAGCGACGAGTTCGTCCGGGAGCTCGCGGTCGCGCTGGTCGGCAGCGACGACTTCGAGATGCGGGTGAAGTCGAGCTCGCCGTGGACGGTGAACCACCACTTCGCCACGACGATCGCCCAGGGCCGGGTCTTCTGCGCCGGCGACGCCGTCCACCGGCACCCGCCGACCAACGGCCTGGGGTCCAACACCTCCATCCAGGACTCCTACAACCTGGCCTGGAAGCTCGCCCACGTGGTGGCCGGGACGGCGGACCCGTCGCTGCTGGAGACCTACGACGCCGAGCGGGCACCGATCGCCCGGCAGATCGTCGAGCGGGCCAACCAGAGCATCGCCGACACCGGGAAGATCCTGAGCGCCCTCGACCTCGAGCACACGGAGGCCGACGCACTCGAACGCCAGCTCGCACTGTGGAAGGCGCCGGGCGCGGAGGGCGAGAAGATCCGGGCCGCCGTCCGGGAGGCCATCGCCTACAAGGCCTACGAGTTCGACGCCCACGGCGTCGAGCACAACCAGCGGTACGCCAGCTCCGCGGTGGTCCCCGACGGGACGCCGATGCCCGAGTACCGCCGGGACCCGGAGCTGTACGCGCAGCCCACCACCTGGCCCGGCGCCAAGCTCCCGCACACCTGGGTGACCCGGGGCGGCGTGCGGACCTCCACCCTCGACCTCGTCGGCCGCGGCCGGTTCAGCGTGCTCACCGGCATCGGCGGAGCGGCGTGGCTCGCGGCTGCCGACACCCTCGGCGAGGAGGCCGGGCTGTCGCTCACCACCGTCTCGATCGGGCCGGGTCAGCCCGTCGAGGACCCGTACGGCACCTGGGCCGACCTGCGGGAGATCGAGGACGGCGGCGTCCTGCTCGTCCGCCCGGACGGGTACGTCGCCGCCCGGTACCCGTCCTCACCCCCGTCGGAGCAGCAGGCCGCCGACTGGCTGGCCGCGGCACTCGGCGCCGTCCTCGGCCGCGACCTGGGCCGGGGCCTGGACCGGGCCCAGCGGTAG
- a CDS encoding DUF6153 family protein, translated as MRGRRIWALLAVAAVLAMHGVQCMGGVVDSTSTPPAAVAPSDSHHGAAASTADGMHHVTTPASTHQDAAPHGMPAHGADVWTVCLSVLFTALTSLGVAVLLRGRTTLSLRGPPPSVRRLRHLLRPAPAPDLASLCLLRI; from the coding sequence ATGCGAGGGCGGCGGATCTGGGCGCTGCTCGCGGTGGCGGCCGTGCTGGCCATGCACGGCGTGCAGTGCATGGGCGGGGTCGTCGACTCGACCTCCACCCCGCCGGCCGCAGTCGCCCCGTCCGACTCCCACCACGGCGCCGCCGCCTCCACGGCCGACGGCATGCACCACGTCACCACACCCGCGTCCACGCACCAGGACGCCGCTCCGCACGGCATGCCCGCCCACGGAGCGGACGTCTGGACGGTGTGCCTCTCGGTGCTGTTCACCGCGCTGACCTCCCTGGGCGTCGCGGTCCTGCTGCGCGGGCGGACCACCCTCTCGCTGCGGGGGCCGCCGCCGTCGGTGCGGAGGCTCCGGCACCTCCTCCGGCCCGCCCCGGCGCCGGACCTCGCGTCCCTCTGTCTCCTGCGGATCTAG